The window AATGCTTGGCCAGCAAAAAATCGAGAGGACAAGCCTTGGCTCCACTTCCCTTATTGCCGACAACAATCGTCGGAAGCTACCCCCAGCCCGACTGGCTGATCGACCGCGAACGGCTGAAGGCAAGCCTGCCGCCGCGCGTGCGTGCCGAGACCTTGTGGCGCATCCCCGAACCCTGGCTGGCCGATGCGCAGGAGGCCGCGACGCTGATGGCGATCCGCGACCAGGAAGAGATCGGCATCGACATCGTCGGCGACGGCGAGATGCGCCGCGAAAGTTACTCGAACCGGCTCGCGACCGCGCTGTCGGGCATCGACACCGAGAAGCATGGCACGGCGATCGACCGCACCGGCAACGCCAATCCGGTGCCGCTCGTCTCGGGCCCGATCCGCCGCGTGGCGCCGATCGAGGCGCAGGATGCGGCCTTCCTGCGGCGCCATTCGAGCAAGCCGGTGAAGCTCACCCTGCCCGGCCCGTTCACGATGACGCAGCAGGCCGAGAATGGCTATTATCCCGACGCGCGCTCGCTCGCGATGGACTATGCCGATGCGGTCAATGCCGAGGTGAAGGATCTGTTCGCGGCGGGGGTCGATGTCGTCCAGCTCGACGAGCCCTATCTTCAGGCGCGCGCGGCGGAGGCCAATGCCTATGCGATCGAGTCGATCAACCGCGCGCTCGACGGGGTCGGCGGGACGACCGCGCTGCATATCTGTTTCGGCTATGCGATGGTGCATCACGGCGCGGGCGCGACGGGGCCAAAGCCCAAGGCCTATGACTTCCTTGCCGAGCTCGAAGCCTCGAACGTCGACGTGATCTCGATCGAGGCGGCGCAGCCGGGGCTCGACCCCGCGATCCTCGCCGAACTGCCGACCAAGACGATCATGTATGGCGTGCTCGACCTGTCGACCCCCGAGGTGGAGACGCCCGAGGTGGTTGCGGGGCGCATCCGTGAGGCTTTGCGCTATGTCGACGCCGAGAGGCTGTGGATCGCGCCCGATTGCGGGATGAAATATCACAGCCGCGCGCATAGCCAGGCCAAGCTGAAGGCGATGGTCGATGGGACGGCGCTGGTGCGGGGGGAGCTCAAATAATATTGTCATCCCCGCGAAAGCGGGGACCCAGGGGCTAGCTAAGTCGATGCACGCACTGGGTCCCCGCTTTCGCGGGGATGACAGAAAGTCAGGCGTCGATGAAATCGGCCAGCAACGGCACCACAACCTCGGGCG is drawn from Sphingopyxis sp. OPL5 and contains these coding sequences:
- a CDS encoding 5-methyltetrahydropteroyltriglutamate--homocysteine methyltransferase; its protein translation is MASRSIISLSPRSIFLELDRILSKCLASKKSRGQALAPLPLLPTTIVGSYPQPDWLIDRERLKASLPPRVRAETLWRIPEPWLADAQEAATLMAIRDQEEIGIDIVGDGEMRRESYSNRLATALSGIDTEKHGTAIDRTGNANPVPLVSGPIRRVAPIEAQDAAFLRRHSSKPVKLTLPGPFTMTQQAENGYYPDARSLAMDYADAVNAEVKDLFAAGVDVVQLDEPYLQARAAEANAYAIESINRALDGVGGTTALHICFGYAMVHHGAGATGPKPKAYDFLAELEASNVDVISIEAAQPGLDPAILAELPTKTIMYGVLDLSTPEVETPEVVAGRIREALRYVDAERLWIAPDCGMKYHSRAHSQAKLKAMVDGTALVRGELK